Below is a window of Candidatus Flexicrinis affinis DNA.
CGTCGGGGAACGGCACGTGCGCGTGTGCGTGGCCCGCGACTATTTCCACGCCTCGCCGGCGCGCGGGGTGTTCCGTGGCACCGCCGAGACCGAGCTGGACGTCCGCGTGAAGGTCGCGCTGATGGACGAGCTGCCGGTGGACGAGCGCGAGCTTGCGCCGGAGATCGCGCTGCCGCAATACGAGATGCAGAGCACACTGCTCCACCAGCAGGCGCAACAACAGCAGCAGTGACCCGCAAGGACATTCCGCAGGTGCGCTCCGCCGGGCCGTACCTGTGATAATGTGCGGGCTTTCCCCTGACAACTGACTCCTGACAGCGCCCACCTGCTATACTCATCGCACTTTGGGCGCAAGATCCGCCCCGCATAGACCTGAGGGGAACGAACGATGGACGTGAAGACGATTCAGCAGCAGGCCGAGTCAATGCAGGACACGCTGGTCAATTGGCGCCGGCACATCCACATGTATCCAGAACTCAGCTTTCAGGAATACAAGACGGCGCAGTTCGTCGCCAATACGCTGCGCGACATGGGCCTCGAGGTCGAGACCGGCGTGGGCAAGACCGGCGTGGTGGCGCGCTTGGGCGAAGGATCGCCGGTGGTCGGCATCCGCGCCGACATGGACGCGCTGCCCATCGACGAGGCCAACGATGTGCCGTACAAGTCGCAGAACCCGGGTGTGATGCACGCCTGCGGGCACGACGCGCATACCGCCATGCTGCTCGGCGCGGCCAAGATCTTGAGCGAGATGCCCGACCGCCCCGCCGGCGAAATCCGCTTCTTCTTCCAGCCCAGCGAGGAGAATCAGGATGTCGAGGGCAAGAGCGGCGCGATGCGCATGGTCGAGGAAGGCATCATGAACGGCGTCGACAAGGTGATCGCCTTGCACGTCGACAGCGCCATGGAGTCGCGCAAGGTGGCGGTCAACGACGGATGGGCGTCGGCGGCGGTCGACTCGTTCGAGGCGACCATCATCGGCAAGGGATGCCACGGGGCGTATCCGCACACCGGCGTCGACCCGATCTACCTGTTCGCACAGGTCGTCAACGCCATTCAGGGCGTGCGCGCCCGCCGTGTGAACCCGACCCGCGGCGCGGTGATCTCGATCGGTTCGGTGCATGCCGGCGCGGCCAACAACGTGATCCCCAACGAGGTGCAGATCACCGGCACGATCCGCAGCTTTGACGACGAGACGCGCGACGAGCTGTGGAGTGGGCTGGAGTCG
It encodes the following:
- a CDS encoding amidohydrolase yields the protein MDVKTIQQQAESMQDTLVNWRRHIHMYPELSFQEYKTAQFVANTLRDMGLEVETGVGKTGVVARLGEGSPVVGIRADMDALPIDEANDVPYKSQNPGVMHACGHDAHTAMLLGAAKILSEMPDRPAGEIRFFFQPSEENQDVEGKSGAMRMVEEGIMNGVDKVIALHVDSAMESRKVAVNDGWASAAVDSFEATIIGKGCHGAYPHTGVDPIYLFAQVVNAIQGVRARRVNPTRGAVISIGSVHAGAANNVIPNEVQITGTIRSFDDETRDELWSGLESAMEVARALGGDYRLKFERGYPAMYNAAEVSDVIRDVTKTGYGDDGLIDHEVGMGAEDFSYMLQAAPGAMFNLGAKYDDKDRPHHSPVFNIAEDMLPVGVTVLASAALKLLENGEA